The Lujinxingia sediminis genome contains a region encoding:
- a CDS encoding helix-turn-helix domain-containing protein: protein MSTDQTSLADWLRSERTAAGFSIPQLASAISASPDDLKAWEAGKDVPIVVK from the coding sequence ATGAGCACCGACCAAACATCACTCGCTGACTGGCTGCGCTCCGAGCGCACCGCCGCGGGCTTCTCCATCCCCCAACTCGCCAGCGCCATCAGCGCCTCCCCCGACGATCTCAAAGCCTGGGAGGCCGGCAAAGACGTGCCCATCGTGGTTAAGTAA